Proteins encoded together in one Impatiens glandulifera chromosome 1, dImpGla2.1, whole genome shotgun sequence window:
- the LOC124935468 gene encoding WAT1-related protein At4g08290-like, giving the protein MWSFARLQAMIPWAGVILVQVLAATNSLITKAALNKGMQFAVFALYRNIIASAFLIPLLYFRRNSIPRMSRNVMWKIVMLTILEPVIDQNILYAGSKMTPASFSTCLSGVTPSLIFLLAWSLGMEQVNFKERRSQAKLLGTVIAAGGAILICLYNGPAIAVSSKSQTSTTHEGFTQNWIEGPVFVIIANVSYVVYCVTMGSVLVEYPSPLTIISIISFLGAIMNVGVALGLELKHPASWMIGWNVIFLAYVYTGIIVSGVMAYIISALTQMKGPVFVAAFSPTSMVLVMVIGFLALGESIHVGSLIGTFFIVAGLFTLLWGKSGTQPPQSEEEPRREEQEMESVIMPSS; this is encoded by the exons atgtgGTCATTTGCGAGATTACAAGCTATGATACCATGGGCAGGAGTGATTCTTGTTCAAGTTTTAGCTGCAACAAATTCCTTAATTACCAAAGCAGCATTGAACAAAGGAATGCAATTTGCGGTTTTTGCtctttatagaaatataatagCTTCTGCATTCTTAATCCCTTTGCTATATTTTAGAag AAATTCAATACCCAGGATGAGTAGAAATGTGATGTGGAAAATCGTAATGCTAACCATTCTCGA GCCTGTAATAGACCAAAATATCCTTTATGCTGGTTCAAAGATGACACCGGCTAGTTTCTCAACATGTCTTTCTGGGGTCACTCCATCACTCATATTTCTTCTAGCATGGAGTTTGgg CATGGAACAAGTGAACTTCAAAGAGAGGCGTAGCCAGGCAAAGTTATTAGGAACCGTGATTGCAGCTGGTGGTGCTATTCTCATTTGCCTTTACAATGGACCAGCCATTGCTGTCTCTTCCAAATCTCAAACATCAACTACCCATGAAGGATTTACACAGAATTGGATTGAAGGTCCCGTGTTTGTCATCATCGCGAATGTCTCATATGTTGTTTATTGCGTTACCATG GGTAGTGTTCTTGTGGAGTATCCGTCTCCTCTAACAATAATATCGATAATATCGTTCTTAGGAGCAATTATGAATGTTGGAGTTGCTTTAGGGTTGGAGCTCAAGCATCCCGCTTCTTGGATGATCGGGTGGAATGTCATCTTTTTGGCATATGTCTACACT GGAATAATTGTTTCAGGAGTGATGGCATATATTATAAGTGCATTGACACAAATGAAAGGCCCGGTTTTTGTGGCAGCCTTTAGCCCAACATCAATGGTTCTTGTCATGGTTATTGGTTTCCTCGCACTAGGAGAAAGCATTCATGTTGGAag TTTAATAGGTACATTCTTCATTGTTGCGGGTTTGTTCACTCTACTTTGGGGGAAAAGTGGAACTCAACCGCCGCAATCTGAAGAGGAACCGCGGCGTGAAGAGCAAGAAATGGAAAGTGTAATTATGCCTAGTTCATAG